The Veillonellaceae bacterium region GGTACAGCTTATGTAACGGCTGGAGCATTGTCAGACAAATATGGCTGGGACTATTTTTCGGCTCTTAAAAACAATGGTTTAAAAGTTGAAGAAGGCAACTCTGCGCTTCAGAATAAACTATTGACTGGTGAGTATGATATCGTAATTATCCTGGAAGAAAATATCTTGAAGATGGCTGGTAAGGGTGAACCCGTTAAAGTGGTCTATCCTGAAGACGGCACTATCATAATTCCAAGTCCGATTGCTATCTTCAATACCAGCCAGAACAAAGAGGCTGCAGAAGCTATCACCAATTGGTGGCTGTCTAAAGAAGGTCAACAAGCTATCGTTAAAGGCTGGATGCATTCGGTACGTGCTGACGTAGAACCGCCAAAAGGCGCGCCGGCGCTAAAAACATTCATGGATAAAGCAGTGAATGCTGATTGGAATAAGCTGGCTAAAAATGCCGAACAAATCAAAGAAACCTTTAGGGCAAGAATACTTGATAAATAATAGTTGTTTGGGGTGAAGAGCGATCTTCACCCCAATTTAGGGAGGGCGCTTCTAAGTGGGATTAAAAGGGGTATTCTCTAGGCTCGACGCCAAATGGCTTGTTATCTTGGGCGCGGTAGGCGTGCTGGTAATATTTGTCGTCGTCCCCATGGTATACCTAGTAATTAACAGTTTTATTGTAGACGGCTCAGTGAATTTTGAAAATTATCGGTCAGTTTATAGCAAGATTGTCAACTGGACAGCCTTGATAAATACCTTTAAGCTATCGCTGCTGGTAATGATTCTGAGTCTGATAATCTCTTTTCCGCTTGCCTGGCTAGTTGGTCGTACCAATCTTCCGGCAAAAGGATTTTTCCGAACAACATTTGTAGCAACATACATGATTCCGCCGTATGTAGGCGCCATTGCTTGGACTCAGCTCTTAAATCCCAGTGTTGGATTTGTTAACACCATGCTAGTCCATTTATTCAACTTGTCAGAATCCCCATTTAATATTTATAGTATGGCCGGTTTGGTCTGGGTTTTGACTTTATTCTATTCGCCTTTTGCTTTCATAACCATATCACGGGCATTGGAGAAAATGGACCCGACTTTGGAAGAAGCTGCTCGTATTTCCGGCGCATCGCCGCTGCGAGCTCTGATAGATGTAACGCTGCCGCTGATGTTCCCTAGTATATTAGCCGGTGGCCTGTTAGTATTCATCGCGGCCGGCTCGTGTTTCGGCATACCCTCAATTGTCGGCATGCCGGCCCAGATAGAAGTACTGACAACACGGATTGTAACCTATGTTTATATGGGCGACAGTAATGGTATCCGAGATGCAACGGCACTTGCTGTATCATTAATGCTGGTTGCTAACTCAATTCTGTTCATTATGACCATGATGCTTGGCAAAAAGGACTATGTTACAATCGGCGGCAAGAGTACGCGCCCCAATATTGTTGACCTTGGGGTATGGAAGTGGCCGGCCGTCGGGGCAGCCGTCACATACGGTCTTGTAACGGTGTTTTTGCCGATTGCCTCGATTTTTGTTTCTTCACTCATTAGAACATATTCCGAGCCGGTGTCGTTAAGTAACTTGACTTTTGAAAACTGGCTCCCGGTAATACAAAGCTCACAATATCTTATTCCGATTAAAAACAGTTTCATTACGGCTACGGCCGCCGCTACTGCATCTACCGTTATCGCCCTGTTTGTCAGCTATCTCGCTGTAAAAACCCGGGCCAAGGGAAGACTTATTCCCGACGTGCTGTCAACGCTTGGCGGCGCTACACCGAGCGTAGTTATTGCGCTGGCGCTGATTATTGCATTCTCGGGAAATTTAGTGCTCAATCTCTACTCGACATTGACCATTCTGGTTGTCGGCTACATGGTTAAATATCTTACAATGTCAGTGCGGACAATCTCAGCATCATTAAGCCAGGTGCATCCTTCGCTTGAAGAAGCAGCTTTAAACTCGGGGGCAAGTTGGCTAAGGACTTGCAAGGATATTATGCTGCCGCTGATAGCACCGTCAATTGTCGCAGGTTGGTTTTTAGTCTTTATGCCGTCATTTTATGAACTGACGATGTCGATTATTCTATATGGCGCTAAAACAAAGACTATCGGTGTTTTGCTGTATGAATTGCAAACATATGCCGACCCGCAAAATGCATCAGTGCTGTCAGTACTAATTTTAATTATCGTTCTTGTAGGAAACCTTATTATTCGTAAATTAACCAAAGGCAATGTTGGGATTTAAGGAGAGGAAACTAATGGCAGAAGTCAGAATTGTATCAGTAATAAAGCAGTTTGGCGAGGTCAAAGCAGTAAATAACTTTAATGCTACTATCGCCGATGGTGAGTTTGTATCCATCTTGGGTCCGTCAGGCTGCGGCAAAACTACAATGCTGCGAATGGTGGCTGGCTTTGAACGGCCGACGCAAGGTGAGATTTATATCGGTGACCGGCTAATCAGCTCGGGCAAGAACGGTACCTTTGTCCCGCCGGAAAAGCGGAATATCGGGATGGTTTTCCAATCGTATGCTGTATGGCCGCATATGAGTGTTTTTGATAATATTGCCTATCCCTTAAAAATTCAAAAAGTTTCCAAGGCCGATATCCAGGCGCGTACCAATCATGCTCTTGAACTTGTGCATTTAGATGGCTACGGTGAGCGTTACCCCCACCAATTGTCAGGTGGCCAGCAGCAGCGGGTGGCTCTAGCGCGGGCGTTGGTTGGCGAACCGCGTTTGCTGCTCCTGGATGAGCCGCTCAGCAACCTTGATGCTAAATTGCGTGAAAGTATGCGGTTCGAGATTAAAGACTTGCAGAAGAAGCTTAACATCACTGTAATCTATGTGACCCATGACCAGGCTGAAGCCATGGCCATGTCTGACCGGATTGTCGTAATGAATCAAGGTGTTATTCAGCAAATTGACAAGCCTCAGAATATCTATGAGAATCCGGCCAACAAAATTGTTGCCGACTTTATTGGTTTGGTTAATTTCATACCTGCTGAAATTAAGGCGGATACAATTGAAATGCCGACCATCGGTTTTACCATGCATCAGAGCAGCAGCTTTACAGGCAAAGGGATGGCCGCTGTCCGCCCTGAGCATATTACAATGAGTAAAACGGGTTCGGGCTTGCGTGGTACGCTGCTCCATAAGTTTTATCTCGGTGATTCAACCGACTGCCGTGTGAAGGTCAATGATGAAATTATCAGAGTAATTGACAAAGCAGGGTCATATCAGGATTATCCTGATGGTTCGACAGTATATCTGGAATTCAATAAGGTAATGGCATTTCCTCAGTAGGGAAATCATGACTGGCAAAAATACGGACCGCGCGATAGTATCGCGCGGTTTAGTTTGCGCTGGTTCGACGTCTATGCCGTTCCATGTCGCACTAAAGCATGTATTTCCCGGGCAATATATCAAATTAAGACATAATTTTTAACAACAATAGCAGGAATTATTTTAGCTATAGCGAAATAGATATATGTTGTATGGATTTTTTTGTTAGTGGCGGGACAAAATAAATTACTGGCGGGCAGATTATATCCCGGAAGGGAATGACAGCGTGAAAAATGTTGTTCAAATTCATCGCAAATTAGCGCCCGAACTTATAGCGCTAATCGAAGATAGGTATAATATCTTAAGGCATGTCAATTACAGTCAGCCGATTGGCCGACGGGCGCTTGCTCAGAATCTGGGGATTGGCGAAAGGGTAGTGCGGGCTCAGGTTGAGTTTCTTAAGAATGCCGGGTTTTTAGAATTTTCATCGCTTGGCATGACAATAACAGCTGACGGCGAAAAACTTTTACGGGATTCCGAAGGATACATAAATGAACTCCACGGTCTTGATATGCTCGAAGCTGAATTGGCTAATAAGTTAGGCGTAAAACAAGTAATTATCATCTCTGGCGACAGTGAAGCCGATACAACCGTCAAA contains the following coding sequences:
- a CDS encoding iron ABC transporter permease — encoded protein: MVYLVINSFIVDGSVNFENYRSVYSKIVNWTALINTFKLSLLVMILSLIISFPLAWLVGRTNLPAKGFFRTTFVATYMIPPYVGAIAWTQLLNPSVGFVNTMLVHLFNLSESPFNIYSMAGLVWVLTLFYSPFAFITISRALEKMDPTLEEAARISGASPLRALIDVTLPLMFPSILAGGLLVFIAAGSCFGIPSIVGMPAQIEVLTTRIVTYVYMGDSNGIRDATALAVSLMLVANSILFIMTMMLGKKDYVTIGGKSTRPNIVDLGVWKWPAVGAAVTYGLVTVFLPIASIFVSSLIRTYSEPVSLSNLTFENWLPVIQSSQYLIPIKNSFITATAAATASTVIALFVSYLAVKTRAKGRLIPDVLSTLGGATPSVVIALALIIAFSGNLVLNLYSTLTILVVGYMVKYLTMSVRTISASLSQVHPSLEEAALNSGASWLRTCKDIMLPLIAPSIVAGWFLVFMPSFYELTMSIILYGAKTKTIGVLLYELQTYADPQNASVLSVLILIIVLVGNLIIRKLTKGNVGI
- a CDS encoding ABC transporter ATP-binding protein, with the protein product MAEVRIVSVIKQFGEVKAVNNFNATIADGEFVSILGPSGCGKTTMLRMVAGFERPTQGEIYIGDRLISSGKNGTFVPPEKRNIGMVFQSYAVWPHMSVFDNIAYPLKIQKVSKADIQARTNHALELVHLDGYGERYPHQLSGGQQQRVALARALVGEPRLLLLDEPLSNLDAKLRESMRFEIKDLQKKLNITVIYVTHDQAEAMAMSDRIVVMNQGVIQQIDKPQNIYENPANKIVADFIGLVNFIPAEIKADTIEMPTIGFTMHQSSSFTGKGMAAVRPEHITMSKTGSGLRGTLLHKFYLGDSTDCRVKVNDEIIRVIDKAGSYQDYPDGSTVYLEFNKVMAFPQ